One window from the genome of Streptomyces cadmiisoli encodes:
- a CDS encoding tyrosine-type recombinase/integrase yields the protein MAEVAAGHCVARACGFITDLGRLLEDEHSNSPQALLERSRRPGRSMGSFARALEDFFTLRGLALPTDQAERLAAGRRHRRVEAVPEPLRQAVAAFDVFRMRAQDRARRAGTRPRTNHTLETALATLRDLAVFLINERVKDGWSLVDVHDIEAFLAVLPRARKRRLTVLRQFFRFARAQKLLLVDPTRGLAAKEASGFRGQTLTLDQQRELFRRWTAEDLVHPHEALVGMLALLHGASSSEVRLLQITDVDRLAQSIRLGKRPHPVPLDPASWTVLQRCLDHRNGWPTENPHVMVTKGTKAGRSPASTAYLSHVLDDCGFPPRMIRSTRLLDLVNTMDPKLVAAAFGMDPQATLIYLSDRIDETRLSQWETERG from the coding sequence GTGGCCGAGGTCGCGGCTGGCCACTGCGTTGCCAGAGCCTGCGGCTTCATCACGGACCTGGGGCGGCTCCTGGAGGACGAGCACTCCAACTCGCCCCAGGCCCTGCTGGAACGGTCCCGCAGGCCCGGACGGTCGATGGGCTCCTTCGCCCGTGCACTCGAGGACTTCTTCACCCTCCGCGGCCTGGCACTTCCCACCGACCAGGCCGAGCGGCTTGCCGCGGGCCGACGTCACCGCCGGGTCGAGGCCGTGCCCGAACCCTTGCGGCAGGCCGTTGCGGCGTTCGACGTCTTCCGGATGCGAGCCCAGGATCGGGCGCGGCGAGCCGGCACCCGCCCTCGCACCAACCACACCCTGGAAACCGCCCTGGCCACTCTGCGGGACCTGGCCGTCTTCCTGATCAACGAGCGCGTCAAGGACGGCTGGTCTCTCGTCGACGTGCACGACATCGAAGCCTTCCTTGCCGTCCTGCCCCGGGCCCGCAAGCGGCGACTGACAGTGCTGCGGCAGTTCTTCCGCTTCGCGCGGGCCCAGAAGCTGCTGCTGGTCGATCCGACCCGCGGCCTGGCCGCGAAGGAAGCGAGCGGCTTCCGTGGCCAGACCCTCACTCTCGATCAGCAGCGCGAGCTGTTCCGGCGCTGGACGGCCGAAGACCTCGTTCACCCCCACGAGGCTCTCGTGGGCATGCTCGCCCTGCTGCATGGTGCCTCCAGCTCGGAGGTCCGGCTGTTGCAGATCACCGACGTGGACCGCCTCGCCCAGAGCATCCGGCTCGGCAAGCGGCCCCACCCCGTGCCCCTGGACCCCGCCTCCTGGACGGTGCTGCAGAGATGCCTGGACCACCGCAATGGCTGGCCGACCGAGAACCCGCACGTCATGGTCACCAAAGGAACAAAGGCTGGGCGAAGCCCGGCCTCAACCGCCTATCTCTCCCATGTCCTTGACGACTGCGGATTCCCTCCCCGGATGATCCGCAGCACCCGCCTGCTCGACCTGGTGAACACCATGGACCCCAAGCTCGTCGCCGCCGCCTTCGGCATGGACCCACAAGCCACCTTGATCTATCTGTCCGATCGCATCGACGAGACCCGCTTGTCGCAGTGGGAGACGGAAAGAGGCTGA
- a CDS encoding DUF1036 domain-containing protein — MVEPFSAILLSGGKALYRYATGTGNKPVTIGNRTGKNLYLALCFTPERTRETWLTVGWLRVDAYATEVYPVPVMRIGSPVYLYARTKGGARQWTGDATKIAVAVPVTGKVRAGDKFVTSEPKGSIPLLQSSSCNARVHMVGALEIKVGVDGGALNLVQRQS, encoded by the coding sequence ATGGTCGAGCCCTTCAGTGCAATTCTTCTCAGCGGTGGCAAAGCGCTGTACCGATACGCGACGGGCACTGGAAACAAGCCTGTGACGATCGGAAACAGAACGGGCAAGAACCTCTACTTGGCTCTCTGCTTCACCCCCGAGAGAACCCGTGAAACATGGCTTACGGTGGGGTGGTTGCGTGTGGACGCGTATGCCACAGAAGTCTATCCGGTGCCCGTCATGCGCATCGGAAGCCCGGTTTACCTCTATGCGCGAACCAAAGGGGGGGCTCGCCAGTGGACTGGCGACGCCACGAAGATAGCCGTCGCTGTGCCAGTGACCGGAAAAGTCAGAGCCGGAGACAAGTTTGTCACGTCCGAACCCAAAGGCTCGATCCCGCTCCTGCAAAGCAGCAGCTGCAACGCTCGCGTACACATGGTGGGCGCACTGGAGATCAAGGTAGGCGTCGACGGAGGGGCACTGAATCTGGTCCAACGGCAGTCGTGA
- a CDS encoding SMI1/KNR4 family protein: MTAPISESWTRIENWLAEHAPATYAALAPPADPADIAAVERVIGRPLLKPLVMSLLRHDGLLNQRDALLPGFYKPMSAHEIATAWQLLTRFYDKREADEIGEEADYDFMKRGFSSVLYGHPQLIPIARDLGGGHLVLDHRPEIDRGRVHEAEAVEGIRRVSHELWTTLPVLMEAIATSLETSQSLNGYTPVVDQEQRLCWDIAPLRSDQPLHRS; this comes from the coding sequence ATGACCGCACCGATCAGTGAGTCGTGGACGCGCATAGAGAACTGGCTGGCCGAGCACGCCCCGGCGACCTACGCCGCGCTGGCGCCGCCCGCGGATCCGGCGGACATCGCCGCAGTCGAACGCGTCATCGGCCGACCACTGCTTAAGCCCTTGGTGATGTCGCTGCTGCGGCACGACGGTCTCCTCAACCAGCGGGACGCGCTGCTGCCAGGGTTCTACAAACCGATGAGTGCGCACGAAATAGCGACTGCGTGGCAGCTTCTCACCCGCTTCTACGACAAGCGCGAGGCGGATGAGATAGGAGAGGAGGCGGACTACGACTTCATGAAGCGCGGGTTCAGCAGCGTCCTGTACGGACATCCCCAGTTGATCCCCATCGCGCGGGACCTCGGCGGGGGTCACCTGGTGCTGGACCACCGTCCCGAGATCGACCGAGGGCGCGTCCACGAAGCCGAGGCCGTGGAAGGCATTAGGCGCGTATCACACGAGCTGTGGACGACCCTGCCGGTGCTCATGGAGGCGATCGCCACGTCTCTCGAGACTTCCCAGTCCCTCAACGGCTACACACCGGTAGTGGATCAGGAGCAGAGGCTGTGCTGGGACATCGCACCACTGCGCAGCGACCAGCCCTTGCATCGGTCATGA
- a CDS encoding TetR/AcrR family transcriptional regulator, with amino-acid sequence MDEPMPAEIEAVQKRRRPARRGEGSQLRSEIIEAARRHVTETGDASSLSLRSVARAVGVATTSIYLHFHDIGELMSVVKERLFQQFIEMLTSAAVAAGDDPHARVRAMSLVYVDFGLTHPADYYVMFSPLPASMAQGEQVTQQADEAFDLLREAVADAVATSEDDDVALHLWTALHGIVALRKLGTFPWPPVDEQVDSLLGLLLAPR; translated from the coding sequence ATGGACGAACCCATGCCCGCAGAGATCGAAGCAGTTCAGAAACGGCGACGCCCTGCCCGTCGGGGCGAGGGAAGTCAGCTTCGATCGGAGATCATCGAGGCGGCGAGACGGCATGTGACTGAGACGGGTGACGCAAGTTCCCTGTCCTTGCGTTCCGTGGCCCGCGCGGTTGGTGTGGCAACGACCTCGATCTACCTTCACTTCCACGACATTGGCGAACTGATGTCCGTGGTGAAGGAGCGACTGTTCCAGCAGTTCATCGAGATGCTCACTAGCGCCGCTGTCGCGGCTGGCGATGACCCGCACGCGCGAGTGCGTGCCATGAGCTTGGTATACGTAGACTTCGGACTTACTCACCCAGCGGACTACTACGTGATGTTCAGTCCTCTTCCCGCTTCGATGGCGCAGGGCGAGCAAGTGACACAGCAAGCTGACGAGGCATTCGATCTGCTTCGCGAAGCCGTTGCGGACGCCGTTGCCACGAGCGAGGATGATGACGTAGCTCTGCACCTGTGGACTGCCCTACACGGGATCGTTGCGCTGCGCAAGCTGGGGACCTTTCCGTGGCCACCCGTTGATGAGCAGGTTGACAGCCTCCTCGGCCTGCTTCTTGCCCCGCGGTGA
- a CDS encoding SDR family NAD(P)-dependent oxidoreductase encodes MKGEQKMRLQNKVVLVTGAASGIGLAVTNLFAEQGATVFASDIQPPETPYASGVKEITLDVTSEEEWQSTVDSVVAEAGRLDVLINNAGIIAYEPLHELGMEAWLRMIAVDQTGVFLGMREAVRVMRPQQSGSIVNISSIWGSAAVAGAHSYHAAKGAVRNMSKNAALTYVGDGIRVNSVHPGFIHTPLTDSQAADLNDAVIDATPMKRGGQPIEVANGILFLASDESSYVTGAELVIDGGYLAQ; translated from the coding sequence TTGAAAGGCGAACAAAAAATGAGGCTTCAAAACAAGGTCGTACTCGTCACCGGTGCCGCGAGTGGCATCGGTCTGGCCGTCACCAATCTCTTCGCCGAGCAGGGTGCGACGGTCTTCGCGAGCGACATTCAGCCGCCGGAAACTCCCTACGCGAGCGGTGTCAAGGAGATCACTCTTGACGTCACGAGCGAGGAGGAGTGGCAGTCGACGGTCGACAGCGTGGTCGCCGAGGCCGGTCGACTCGACGTGCTGATCAACAATGCCGGCATCATCGCCTACGAGCCCCTGCACGAGCTGGGTATGGAGGCGTGGCTCCGCATGATCGCTGTAGACCAGACCGGGGTGTTCCTCGGCATGCGTGAGGCCGTGCGCGTCATGCGCCCGCAGCAGTCGGGCTCGATTGTGAACATCTCGTCGATCTGGGGCAGCGCCGCAGTGGCCGGCGCACACAGCTACCACGCCGCAAAGGGCGCGGTGCGCAACATGTCGAAGAACGCGGCACTGACCTACGTCGGCGACGGTATCCGGGTCAACTCGGTCCACCCGGGCTTTATCCACACCCCTCTGACCGACTCACAGGCGGCCGACCTCAACGACGCCGTGATCGACGCGACCCCCATGAAGCGCGGCGGCCAGCCCATCGAGGTCGCCAACGGCATCCTCTTCCTTGCGTCGGACGAATCCAGCTACGTCACCGGGGCCGAACTCGTGATCGACGGTGGGTATCTGGCGCAGTAG
- a CDS encoding aldo/keto reductase produces the protein MTSKNTARESGQFHLAGTTAVTRLGYGTLQLTGPGGWGYPKDPDKSMRVLRRAVDLGVNLIDTADSYGPEVAENLIREALYPYAENLVIATKAGFTRPGPKRWVPVGLPEYLRQQAEMSLRRLNVDCISLFQLHRVDPRVPLEVQVGTLKELQDEGKIRHIGLSEVDIQQLKRAQRIARIDSVQNLYNLGNRVADPLVDYTERAGIGFIPWHPLATGALAGHDSPLSAMAKKRNVAPSQIALAWLLQRSSTMLPIPGTSSISHLDENVAASEISLTNSELQILNGVRVY, from the coding sequence ATGACCAGCAAAAACACCGCTCGTGAATCTGGCCAGTTCCACCTTGCTGGAACAACTGCAGTGACGCGACTTGGATACGGGACCTTGCAGCTGACTGGTCCGGGCGGGTGGGGCTACCCTAAGGATCCAGATAAATCCATGCGCGTGCTTCGTCGAGCGGTGGATCTCGGCGTCAACCTCATCGACACAGCCGACTCATACGGTCCTGAAGTGGCTGAGAATCTCATTCGAGAAGCCCTCTATCCCTATGCCGAAAACCTTGTCATTGCAACAAAGGCAGGTTTCACCCGACCTGGGCCTAAAAGGTGGGTTCCTGTAGGTCTCCCGGAGTATCTGAGGCAACAGGCGGAAATGAGTCTGCGCAGGCTAAACGTTGACTGCATAAGCCTGTTTCAGCTTCACCGAGTTGACCCTAGAGTGCCACTCGAGGTTCAAGTGGGTACACTTAAAGAGCTGCAGGATGAAGGAAAAATTCGGCACATCGGCTTGTCGGAAGTTGACATTCAGCAGCTCAAACGAGCGCAGCGGATCGCCCGAATTGACTCGGTGCAGAATCTGTACAATCTAGGGAATCGGGTAGCTGATCCGCTGGTTGATTACACCGAGAGAGCGGGAATTGGCTTCATCCCTTGGCATCCCCTTGCCACGGGCGCGCTCGCGGGCCATGACAGCCCCCTTTCTGCGATGGCTAAGAAGCGAAATGTAGCACCGTCTCAGATCGCTCTCGCTTGGCTGCTGCAGCGCTCATCCACGATGCTGCCCATCCCCGGAACTTCAAGTATTTCCCACTTGGACGAGAATGTTGCCGCGTCAGAAATCAGCTTGACTAATTCGGAACTGCAAATTCTGAATGGGGTCAGGGTGTATTGA
- a CDS encoding alpha/beta hydrolase: MTHPVKTDRISTVDHLVAPWAARLDAALAALEEGRLDDLSDIRTEYADWFSSRFPSPSDVLFEDTEASGVPITWARPADTVDGRVLLYLHGGGYLVGAPRGYRGLVGRFARKLKARAVIPDYRLAPDAVYPAAIDDNLAVYKALLDEGYDARSIAVSGDSAGGAMCISLMVAAQEAGLPLPAAAVAISPWANLEHTGESISSKSDTDPVCAPEGLRKLALNYLGGLPLSSPLASPVFADVTGLHPVQIQIGEREIMLSDAVRLAEHLASSRVRVNLEVWPDMPHVWHLFSDDLEDADAAIGSATDFLLSHLSSPQDPSSK, from the coding sequence ATGACGCATCCTGTCAAGACCGACCGAATTTCGACTGTCGACCATCTGGTCGCACCATGGGCTGCCCGACTGGACGCCGCACTAGCCGCCCTGGAAGAAGGGCGCCTCGACGACCTGTCTGATATTCGCACCGAATATGCTGACTGGTTTTCCTCGCGATTTCCGTCTCCATCAGACGTCCTTTTCGAGGACACCGAGGCCAGCGGTGTTCCGATCACATGGGCACGCCCCGCAGATACCGTTGACGGACGCGTTCTGCTCTACCTGCACGGCGGCGGCTATCTGGTCGGTGCACCTCGCGGATACCGCGGGCTAGTAGGTCGATTTGCACGCAAGCTCAAGGCCCGAGCGGTCATCCCCGACTACCGACTAGCGCCTGACGCCGTATATCCGGCAGCCATAGATGACAATCTCGCCGTCTACAAGGCTCTGCTGGATGAGGGGTACGACGCACGGTCCATCGCCGTCTCCGGGGACTCGGCAGGAGGGGCTATGTGTATCTCGCTGATGGTAGCGGCTCAGGAAGCGGGTTTGCCGCTGCCCGCAGCAGCGGTGGCCATCTCTCCATGGGCCAACCTGGAACATACAGGAGAATCGATCAGCTCAAAATCCGATACTGATCCGGTATGCGCTCCTGAAGGGCTGCGAAAGCTGGCGCTGAACTACTTGGGCGGCCTCCCCCTCAGTAGCCCACTCGCCTCGCCCGTGTTTGCTGACGTCACTGGTCTGCATCCGGTGCAGATACAAATCGGAGAGCGCGAAATCATGCTCAGCGACGCTGTGCGCCTGGCCGAACACCTAGCCTCTTCCCGCGTGCGCGTGAATCTTGAAGTATGGCCGGACATGCCGCACGTTTGGCACCTGTTCTCGGATGATCTAGAGGACGCTGATGCCGCAATAGGGTCAGCTACGGACTTCCTCCTTTCCCACTTGTCCAGCCCTCAGGATCCGTCTTCAAAGTGA
- a CDS encoding M20 family metallopeptidase, producing the protein MIEDLSQAAQVRTASVVELASELIRRPSRAGIDAYGPVLGVLENWLAARDLPHRRLHDAAGALVGLLVEIPGGRPGPWWTLDACVDTAPYGDEAAWSFSPACGDIMDGWLCGRGAADSKLAAAMFCHIAADLAPCAADLAGGLAVLLDVDEHTGGFGGARAYLTDRVAARPAGVMIGYPGLDEIVVGGRGLWRAAITVHAPSGHSGSGQTVVSAISRAARLVHLLDTAALPDVDVGSGFPLPPKLSVTAFHGGQGFSAICDRVDINVDVRTTLVFDAHDAETLIRKAVAELDAELPVAVPTDVTSVATWPPFRLAEDEQPAAALLGAAAEAGLTVRPKTAGPSNIGNLLAGEGIAATAGFGVPYEGLHGIDERAHLAELPAVYAVYHRAVLGLLGG; encoded by the coding sequence GTGATCGAGGACTTGTCGCAGGCGGCCCAGGTTCGAACCGCGTCTGTGGTCGAGCTGGCGAGCGAGCTGATCCGCCGTCCGAGCCGGGCGGGGATCGACGCCTACGGGCCCGTACTTGGCGTGCTGGAGAACTGGCTTGCCGCTCGGGACCTGCCGCACCGCCGCCTGCACGACGCGGCGGGCGCCCTGGTGGGGCTGCTGGTGGAGATTCCCGGTGGGCGGCCCGGCCCGTGGTGGACGCTGGACGCGTGTGTGGACACCGCCCCGTACGGCGACGAGGCCGCCTGGTCGTTCTCCCCGGCCTGCGGCGACATCATGGACGGCTGGCTGTGCGGCCGAGGTGCGGCGGATTCCAAGCTCGCTGCCGCGATGTTCTGCCACATCGCCGCCGACCTCGCGCCCTGCGCCGCTGACCTGGCAGGCGGGCTTGCCGTGCTTTTGGACGTCGACGAGCACACCGGCGGTTTCGGCGGCGCACGCGCCTACCTCACCGACCGGGTCGCGGCTCGCCCGGCCGGGGTAATGATCGGCTACCCGGGCCTGGACGAGATCGTGGTCGGCGGCCGGGGCCTGTGGCGGGCCGCGATCACCGTGCACGCCCCCTCCGGGCACTCCGGCTCCGGCCAGACCGTGGTCAGCGCCATCTCCCGCGCCGCCCGCCTCGTGCATCTCCTGGATACGGCGGCGCTGCCCGACGTGGACGTCGGCTCGGGGTTCCCGCTGCCGCCGAAGCTGTCGGTCACCGCCTTCCACGGCGGACAGGGCTTCTCGGCCATCTGCGACCGTGTCGACATCAACGTGGATGTCCGCACAACCCTGGTGTTTGACGCGCACGACGCCGAGACCCTCATCAGAAAAGCCGTCGCCGAGCTCGACGCGGAGCTGCCCGTCGCGGTGCCCACCGACGTCACCTCGGTCGCCACGTGGCCGCCGTTCCGCCTTGCCGAGGACGAGCAGCCCGCCGCCGCCCTCCTCGGCGCCGCCGCCGAAGCTGGCCTTACGGTGCGGCCGAAGACCGCGGGCCCGTCGAACATAGGCAACCTGCTTGCCGGGGAGGGCATCGCGGCCACCGCCGGCTTCGGTGTGCCGTACGAAGGGCTGCACGGTATCGACGAGCGCGCACACCTTGCCGAACTCCCCGCGGTGTACGCCGTCTACCATCGGGCCGTCCTCGGCCTCCTCGGAGGCTGA
- a CDS encoding MBL fold metallo-hydrolase, translating to MSHTDFAHSHAPGHDELVPSRYALKVGDIDVMVISDGVMPIPATTLATNAAQDDLATWLDDMFLPPEVCNWPLNVAVVRNGDRTILVDSGLGTQFPGFPRAGQLAMRLDAAGIDPGSVTDVVLTHLHMDHIGGLLVEGLRGRLRQDLQVHLAAAEAEFWNAPDFSHTVMPAPVPDVLRKTASRFLDVYRSQLRPFETEYEVAPGVVMQRTGGHTPGHSIIRLESGGDQLTFAGDAVFQPGFDKPDWHNGFDHDPEETARVRIRLLTELAANGGQLLATHLPFPSACHVAVAGNAFRFVPAVWEY from the coding sequence ATGAGCCACACCGACTTCGCACACTCCCATGCACCGGGGCATGACGAGCTGGTTCCATCGCGCTACGCGCTGAAGGTGGGCGACATCGATGTCATGGTGATCAGCGACGGCGTGATGCCGATCCCCGCCACGACGCTGGCCACCAACGCCGCCCAGGACGATCTGGCGACCTGGCTCGATGACATGTTCCTGCCTCCGGAGGTGTGCAACTGGCCGTTGAACGTCGCCGTGGTGCGCAACGGTGACCGGACCATCCTCGTCGATTCCGGTCTGGGAACGCAGTTCCCGGGCTTCCCGCGAGCCGGCCAGCTGGCCATGCGACTGGACGCCGCAGGGATCGATCCCGGGTCCGTGACCGACGTGGTGCTCACCCACCTGCACATGGACCACATCGGCGGTCTGCTCGTCGAAGGGCTGAGGGGCCGGCTGCGCCAAGACCTGCAAGTCCACCTGGCGGCGGCCGAGGCCGAGTTCTGGAACGCACCAGACTTCTCCCACACCGTCATGCCGGCACCGGTGCCGGACGTGCTGCGAAAGACCGCCTCGCGGTTCCTGGACGTGTACCGCAGCCAGTTGCGGCCGTTCGAGACGGAGTACGAGGTGGCACCAGGAGTGGTGATGCAGCGCACTGGCGGGCATACCCCAGGCCACAGCATCATCCGCCTGGAGTCCGGCGGCGACCAGCTGACATTCGCCGGCGACGCCGTGTTCCAGCCCGGGTTCGACAAGCCCGACTGGCACAACGGCTTCGACCACGACCCAGAGGAAACGGCCCGCGTCCGGATCCGTCTCCTGACAGAACTGGCGGCAAACGGCGGGCAGCTGCTGGCCACCCACCTGCCGTTCCCGTCCGCCTGCCACGTGGCGGTCGCCGGCAACGCCTTTCGCTTCGTACCGGCCGTCTGGGAATACTGA
- a CDS encoding phosphatidylinositol-specific phospholipase C1-like protein has translation MITRARLGVILAAVLTTVFTSAVVPSAVSAQQPNPAAASATAHSGKVRMNEIQFMGAHNAFHREMQGIELAESIKIDPGYPSWGFYSHASVSDLLGRQNVRALEFDLLPDPDGGLYQHPLARKRAGLGPIDDPAMAAPGMKVIHVADQDYNSTCRTLVVCMQQVKTWSKANPQHAPIILQLELKQTDDRWEQLGGAVSPAWSGKLLDDIDKEIRSVFSESQLITADDLRSPGLTLEQSILENGWPTLDWARGKVMFFFDNGGPGAIRDMYLDGHPSLQGRAVFTRGNPGDADAAITMVNDPRGANEATIRDLVKRGYIVRTRSDEPLKTVINNEFSRVQTALASGAQMVTTDFPSVGMTARYNSDFVAELPGNEPVRCNPVTAPRNCHDDRLEPSSTR, from the coding sequence ATGATCACCCGTGCCCGCCTGGGCGTCATACTTGCCGCCGTGCTGACGACGGTCTTCACGAGCGCCGTCGTGCCGAGTGCCGTCTCGGCTCAGCAGCCGAACCCGGCCGCCGCGAGCGCCACTGCGCACTCCGGCAAGGTCCGGATGAACGAGATCCAGTTCATGGGCGCCCACAACGCCTTCCACCGGGAGATGCAGGGCATCGAGCTGGCCGAGTCGATCAAGATCGACCCTGGATACCCGTCGTGGGGCTTCTACTCGCACGCGTCCGTCTCCGATCTGCTGGGCCGGCAGAACGTGCGCGCGCTCGAGTTCGACCTGCTGCCCGACCCCGACGGCGGCCTGTATCAGCATCCGCTGGCCCGCAAGCGGGCCGGTCTCGGCCCGATCGACGACCCGGCCATGGCCGCACCCGGCATGAAGGTCATCCATGTCGCCGACCAGGACTACAACTCGACCTGCCGCACCCTCGTGGTCTGCATGCAGCAGGTGAAGACCTGGTCGAAGGCCAACCCGCAGCACGCGCCGATCATCCTGCAGCTGGAGCTCAAGCAGACGGACGACCGCTGGGAGCAGCTCGGAGGCGCGGTCAGCCCGGCCTGGAGCGGCAAGCTGCTCGACGACATCGACAAGGAGATCCGTTCGGTCTTCTCCGAGTCGCAGCTGATCACCGCTGACGACCTGCGCAGCCCTGGCCTGACGCTCGAGCAGTCGATCCTGGAGAACGGCTGGCCGACCCTGGACTGGGCGCGCGGCAAGGTGATGTTCTTCTTCGACAACGGCGGCCCCGGCGCCATCCGTGACATGTACCTGGACGGGCACCCCAGCCTGCAGGGCCGCGCGGTCTTCACTCGCGGCAACCCCGGCGACGCGGATGCGGCGATCACTATGGTGAACGACCCGCGCGGTGCCAACGAGGCGACCATCCGCGACCTGGTCAAGCGGGGCTACATCGTCCGCACCCGCTCGGACGAGCCGCTGAAGACGGTCATCAACAACGAGTTCAGCCGTGTCCAGACTGCTCTGGCCAGCGGCGCGCAGATGGTCACGACGGACTTCCCGAGCGTCGGCATGACCGCTCGCTACAACAGCGACTTCGTTGCCGAGCTGCCCGGTAACGAGCCGGTTCGCTGCAACCCGGTGACCGCGCCGCGCAACTGCCACGACGACAGGCTGGAGCCCTCGTCCACCCGATGA
- a CDS encoding peptidoglycan-binding domain-containing protein codes for MQTPLAHECFVQGGDQLMLAGRKITTMAAAIALGVGLAVAGPTASAQAATCSYTYNNTTGYAFAGHYSGWTAVPSKTVVTSSGAEAQCLLKEIGYSITVDGVFGPNSQAVMKEFQRKVNGSPWRAGLAVDGVPGPESWEWLRWYAWDF; via the coding sequence ATGCAGACTCCTCTCGCACACGAGTGCTTCGTACAGGGAGGGGACCAGCTCATGCTGGCTGGAAGGAAGATCACCACCATGGCTGCGGCCATCGCCTTGGGCGTCGGTCTTGCGGTCGCGGGACCGACAGCGAGCGCCCAAGCCGCCACATGCTCGTACACCTACAACAACACCACCGGTTATGCCTTCGCGGGTCACTACAGCGGGTGGACTGCGGTCCCGTCGAAGACCGTGGTGACCAGTTCGGGGGCGGAAGCACAGTGCCTCCTGAAGGAGATCGGGTACAGCATCACGGTTGACGGTGTGTTCGGGCCGAACTCGCAGGCTGTTATGAAGGAATTCCAGAGGAAGGTCAACGGCTCACCCTGGAGAGCTGGCCTCGCCGTTGACGGCGTGCCGGGCCCTGAGTCCTGGGAATGGCTGCGGTGGTATGCCTGGGACTTCTGA
- a CDS encoding peptidase inhibitor family I36 protein, translating into MTAKKKLAMVLAPTVSALGLVVGGVGSASASDVDVMAYSCQDNEVCFYQHSNYTGSVFVPSELKYRSAVVDFGIRNFVNGVNTDNAVSSVKNTTGWMFCAYDRPYQKNLMHYLRIDTDDNFVGDKAHLNDRISSVGPC; encoded by the coding sequence GTGACGGCAAAGAAGAAGCTTGCAATGGTCCTGGCCCCGACTGTTTCAGCTCTGGGGCTTGTAGTCGGCGGGGTCGGGTCCGCTTCTGCCTCCGACGTCGACGTCATGGCCTACAGTTGCCAAGACAATGAGGTCTGCTTCTACCAGCATTCCAACTACACCGGTTCGGTATTCGTGCCGTCCGAGCTGAAGTATCGTTCCGCTGTTGTAGACTTCGGTATTCGTAATTTCGTCAACGGAGTCAACACCGACAACGCGGTGTCTTCCGTCAAGAACACAACGGGCTGGATGTTCTGCGCATATGATCGCCCGTACCAGAAAAACCTTATGCACTACTTGCGCATCGATACGGACGACAACTTCGTTGGCGATAAGGCGCATCTCAATGACCGCATCAGCTCTGTAGGACCCTGCTAG
- a CDS encoding peptidase inhibitor family I36 protein has protein sequence MKSKLAKIVAPALSAIAIAVAGTGPASASDAEAMAYTCKDNEVCFYQHSNYTGSVFVPDELKYHSVVSDFGVKKFVNGANADNAVSSVINTTGWRFCFYDRPFMQHYQGTLGADDGANFVGQQWAYLNDRISSVQPCS, from the coding sequence TTGAAGAGCAAGCTTGCCAAGATCGTGGCTCCGGCTCTGTCTGCAATCGCAATCGCAGTCGCCGGAACCGGACCCGCTTCCGCCTCGGATGCAGAAGCTATGGCGTACACCTGCAAGGACAATGAGGTTTGCTTCTACCAGCACAGTAACTACACCGGTTCGGTGTTTGTGCCGGACGAGCTGAAGTATCATTCCGTTGTCTCCGATTTCGGTGTTAAGAAATTTGTCAACGGGGCCAATGCCGACAATGCGGTGTCTTCGGTCATCAACACGACCGGCTGGCGCTTCTGTTTCTACGATCGCCCGTTCATGCAGCACTACCAGGGGACACTGGGGGCTGATGACGGCGCAAACTTCGTGGGCCAGCAGTGGGCGTATCTCAACGACCGCATCAGCTCTGTCCAGCCCTGTTCTTGA
- a CDS encoding peptidase inhibitor family I36 protein translates to MKKKLAMIMAPALSAVAIAVAGAGPSSASDADVMAYNCQDNEVCFYQHANYTGSVFVPNEMKAGKPVLDFAGRTFTNGASANNAVSSIRNMTGWKVCFYEAPRMQNYYGSVPLDDQLDFGNRYANDAISSASYC, encoded by the coding sequence TTGAAGAAGAAGCTTGCCATGATCATGGCTCCCGCTCTGTCGGCTGTCGCCATAGCCGTCGCCGGAGCCGGGCCGTCCTCCGCTTCCGACGCCGACGTCATGGCCTATAACTGCCAGGACAACGAGGTCTGCTTCTACCAGCACGCCAACTACACCGGTTCGGTGTTTGTGCCGAACGAGATGAAGGCCGGAAAGCCCGTACTCGACTTTGCGGGTCGGACCTTCACCAACGGGGCCAGCGCTAACAACGCAGTGTCCTCGATCAGGAACATGACCGGTTGGAAGGTGTGCTTCTACGAGGCCCCGCGGATGCAGAACTACTACGGCTCCGTTCCCCTCGACGACCAGCTGGACTTCGGCAACAGGTACGCCAACGACGCCATCAGCTCGGCTTCCTACTGCTGA